The proteins below come from a single Drosophila miranda strain MSH22 chromosome Y unlocalized genomic scaffold, D.miranda_PacBio2.1 Contig_Y1_pilon, whole genome shotgun sequence genomic window:
- the LOC117190425 gene encoding uncharacterized protein LOC117190425 gives MGDSDGFNAVPQMASMGPPPVLSSLWTGGASPDSRGDYYDDPHEEYSDCRYEGDYEGDYEGDYSMPTEEDQEEESCSCQSQTCQSQSEFSSIERTESDSEWEELSDGTSPRVSPLESLGAVVLFTMQPEHRQRMVALYHLVLETAVVKVVLLVLQLLCSAVFWLVEKTVGFNETVGSKRYRLWNSKFKLRTIQRQLLWRMDNARGDETLVFFAVLMTTPWLFSLSLLGFILSLAALLKKTVEQLVFQIRLHLVL, from the exons atgggggattcagatgg ATTCAATGCTGTGCCACAGATGGCTTCGATGGGACCACCGCCCGTGTTGAGCTCCCTCTGGACAGGCGGCGCTTCTCCCGACAGCCGCGGAGACTACTACGACGACCCCCACGAAGAGTACTCCGACTGccgctacgagggcgactacgagggcgactacgagggcgactactcgatgcccaccgaggaggaccaagaggaggagtcgtgctcctgtcagagccagacctgtcagagccagagcgagttcaGCTCGATAGAGCGCACCGAGTCGGACTCGGAGTGGGAGGAGCTCTCCGACGGCACTTCCCCCAGGGTCTCCCCGCTGGAGTCCCTCGGCGCAGTCGTGCTCTTCACAATGCAGCCGGAGCACCGTCAGCGCATGGTGGCCTTGTACCACCTCGTCTTGGAGACCGCTGTGGTCAAggtcgtgctgctggtgctgcaactgctgtgctccgcggtgttctggctggtcgagaagaccgtgggcttcaacgaaaccgtcggctcgaagcgctaccgattgtggaacagcaagttcaagctgcgcaccatccagcgccagttgctgtggcgcatgGACAATGCCCGGGGCGACGAGACGCTCGTCTTCTTTGCCGTGCTCATGACCACGCCCTGGCTGTTCTCCCTCAGCCTCCTGGGATTCATCCTGTCCCTGgcggcgctcctgaagaagaccgtcgagcagctggtgttccagatacgcctgcacctcgtgctctag